A genome region from Methanobacterium sp. includes the following:
- a CDS encoding DUF3795 domain-containing protein, whose amino-acid sequence MKDENLVAYCGLYCGDCYNYTGSIADLARDLRKELRKNKFKEAAEVMPFKEFDNYQECYECLGAMVKLRCKGCKGGFRSKFCKIAKCAQKREYQGCWECEEFQTCSKFDFLKPIHKEANIKNLRKIKRQGIDGFLEGKRHW is encoded by the coding sequence ATGAAAGATGAAAATTTAGTAGCTTATTGTGGACTTTACTGTGGTGATTGTTATAATTACACAGGTTCCATTGCTGATTTAGCCAGGGATTTAAGGAAAGAATTAAGAAAGAACAAATTTAAGGAAGCAGCTGAAGTTATGCCTTTTAAGGAATTCGATAACTATCAGGAATGCTATGAATGTCTTGGGGCAATGGTAAAGTTAAGATGTAAAGGCTGTAAGGGTGGTTTCAGATCTAAATTTTGTAAAATAGCTAAATGCGCCCAGAAGAGAGAATACCAAGGATGTTGGGAATGTGAAGAATTTCAAACCTGCTCGAAATTCGACTTTTTAAAGCCCATTCACAAGGAAGCCAATATAAAAAACCTTCGAAAGATAAAAAGACAAGGAATTGATGGTTTTCTCGAAGGGAAAAGACATTGGTAA